One Dysidea avara chromosome 7, odDysAvar1.4, whole genome shotgun sequence genomic region harbors:
- the LOC136261008 gene encoding activated RNA polymerase II transcriptional coactivator p15-like yields MSKRKNRSREFIDNSDDSDDTGTAAAKKAKVVKQQPQASSDADLDDKLELSPKRFVTVRTFKGRIMVDIREYWDSDGELKPGKKGISLSLEQWEKLKGFVSEIDKRISGIS; encoded by the exons ATGTCAAAAAGGAAGAATCGATCACGAGAATTCATTGACAATTCTGATGATTCAGATGACACTGGG ACTGCAGCCGCCAAAAAGGCTAAAGTTGTAAAACAGCAACCACAGGCTTCCAGTGATGCAGATTTGGATGATAAACTTGAA TTGTCCCCAAAGAGGTTTGTAACTGTGCGCACATTTAAGGGCAGGATTATGGTTGACATCCGGGAATACTGGGACTCCGATGGAGAATTAAAACCGGGAAAGAAAG GCATTTCGTTATCACTGGAACAATGGGAAAAACTCAAGGGGTTTGTTTCAGAGATTGACAAAAGAATATCTGGAATTTCATAG
- the LOC136260978 gene encoding ATP-dependent Clp protease ATP-binding subunit clpX-like, mitochondrial isoform X2 — MSATMSRTCSYLRTQFLRHPEKYYRFSPLISSGRQKVFARTVRTSAQYLSNGGKGKGNSMGSKSGRNNCPRCGEPFKNIPPALASARFVVCESCHHFYQVITDYDFNSSSSEAEKFTDLPSPKQICDYLNRYVIGQQHTKKVLSVAVYNHYKRLSNNLTLPRTVADSHKGEKGLQTETVFHGTKQITFLNGKTDIINFHVDGVVQDTASEQMEELEEDLSPSQLMQNNHKFMLDKSNILLMGPTGSGKTLLARTLAKCLNVPFVICDCTALTQAGYVGEDIESIIAKLLCEANYNVDKAQRGIVFLDEVDKIGSVPGFHQLRDVGGEGVQQGLLKILEGSVVHVPEKNSRKIRGETVPVDTTNILFIASGAFNGIDKIVSKRLKDKVMGFNAAASLSGQNSDTTNTKTEQEEKDELFSKVETGDLIKFGMIPEFIGRLPITVSLHSLDESDLTKILTEPRNALIPQYQLLFKMDQVELVFGSDAITAIAQRTLDNKSGARGLRAILENLLLDAMFDIPGSNIERVYIDKDIVMGKKKPEYHYSETPTTNNETLTQASEEEVIDKVESSL; from the exons atgtcaGCTACAATGTCAAGGACTTGTTCGTATCTACGGACACAATTTTTGCGTCATCCTGAGAAGTATTATCGATTTTCACCATTAATTAGCAGTGGTCGTCAAAAAGTGTTCGCTAGAACCGTACGCACCTCTGCACAATATCTCAGTAATGGTGGAAAGGGAAAAGGCAATAGTATGGGGAGCAAAAGTGGTAGAAATAATTGTCCAAGGTGTGGGGAaccttttaaaaatatcccTCCAGCGTTGG CTTCCGCAAGATTTGTGGTGTGCGAATCTTGTCACCATTTCTACCAAGTGATAACGGACTATGATTTCAACAGCTCTTCCAGTGAAGCAGAAAAGTTTACTGACTTGCCTTCACCTAAACAG ATATGTGATTATCTCAATCGATATGTCATCGGGCAGCAGCACACCAAGAAGGTGTTATCAGTTGCTGTATATAATCACTACAAAAGGTTAAGCAATAATCTGACACTACCACGGACAGTTGCCGACAGCCATAAGGGTGAGAAAGGCCTGCAGACTGAAACAGTGTTTCATGGTACTAAACAAATAACATTTCTAAATGGTAAAACAG ATATCATCAACTTTCATGTTGATGGAGTTGTTCAAGATACAGCATCAGAGCAAATGGAAGAACTGGAGGAGGACCTCTCTCCCAGCCAACTGATGCAAAACAATCATAAGTTCATGTTGGACAAGAGCAACATCTTGTTGATGGGACCAACTGGATcag GGAAGACACTCTTGGCAAGAACTCTAGCTAAATGTCTCAATGTACCCTTTGTAATCTGTGACTGTACGGCCCTCACACAAGCAGGTTATGTTGGTGAAGACATTGAGTCAATCATTGCCAAACTGTTGTGT GAGGCAAATTACAATGTGGATAAGGCTCAGAGAG GTATTGTGTTTCTGGATGAAGTGGACAAAATCGGATCTGTGCCTGGTTTTCACCAACTACGAGATGTAGGGGGTGAGGGGGTACAGCAAGGCTTACTGAAGATTCTAGAAGGCAGTGTGGTACATGTTCCTGAAAAAAACTCACGTAAAATTCGTGGGGAAACAGTGCCAGTGGACACAACGAACATTCTCTTTATTGCATCCGGAGCCTTTAATGGAATTGACAAAATTGTTAGTAAGAGATTAAAAGACAAG GTAATGGGATTCAATGCAGCCGCTTCTCTTAGTGGCCAAAATTCAGACACAACAAATACTAAAACTGAACAAGAAGAGAAAGATGAACTGTTTTCAAAAGTTGAAACTGGAGATCTCATTAAATTTGGAATGATCCCAGAATTTATTGGGAGACTACCAATCACTGTTAGTCTTCATTCACTGGACGAAAGTGACTTGACTAAAATACTGACTGAACCTCGTAATGCCCTCATCCCTCAGTACCAACTGTTGTTCAAAATGGATCAG GTTGAACTGGTGTTTGGCAGTGATGCGATCACTGCCATTGCTCAGCGTACACTGGACAACAAGTCCGGAGCACGAGGCCTCCGAGCAATACTG gaAAATCTGTTATTGGATGCCATGTTTGATATACCTGGCTCTAACATTGAGAGAGTGTATATTGATAAAGACATTGTAATGGGTAAGAAAAAACCTGAGTATCATTACAGTGAAACACCGACAACAAACAACGAAACATTGACACAAGCAAGCGAAGAAGAAGTAATTGATAAAGTTGAGAGCTCCCTGTGA
- the LOC136261009 gene encoding immediate early response 3-interacting protein 1-like → MGFAIGSLFEASLLFINAVAILNEDRFLVKVGWGKDYRNEGFGDSSGIKYQLIQLITSVRTLLRVPLMAVNILVILYELLLG, encoded by the exons ATGGGTTTCGCTATTGGGAGTTTATTTGAGGCAAGTCTACTGTTTATTAACGCTGTAGCGATATTAAATGAAGACAGATTCTTAGTCAAAG TTGGTTGGGGTAAGGACTACAGAAATGAAGGATTTGGTGACTCAAGTGGCATCAAATATCAGCTAATACAACTCATCACATCAGTACGGACACTGCTAAGAG TTCCACTGATGGCCGTCAACATATTAGTAATATTATATGAGCTGTTACTGGGATAG
- the LOC136261002 gene encoding epidermal growth factor receptor substrate 15 homolog, with protein MEEEGVTAGNDKLGCTSAGTESDSKEKSLLSQLRHAREVCHKGVVSKFNTKKSFSGNVLEIAEKIQHQIQSELSSRLQESSEELFKEANVFSALSKLEEMKIQEHDHNKQAWRFCGIPEEDAKRLLAVEQCRSLKSKKELSDKVHVCIEDLKDILKHKQEELQKLEQEIQEELTSISSKPVQLNY; from the exons ATGGAAGAGGAGGGTGTCACAGCTGGAAACGACAAATTAGGATGCACATCAGCTGGAACAGAATCGGACTCGAAGGAAAAATCACTCTTGTCACAACTACGACACGCCCGGGAGGTGTGTCACAAAGGAGTAGTAAG CAAATTTAACACAAAGAAAAGTTTCTCAGGAAATGTTTTAGAAATAGCAGAAAAGATACAGCACCAAATCCAGTCAGAATTATCTTCACGACTACAG GAATCTTCTGAAGAACTGTTTAAAGAAGCAAATGTGTTTAGTGCATTGTCAAAATTAGAAGAAATGAAAATACAAGAACATGATCACAACAAGCAAGCTTG GAGATTTTGTGGGATTCCTGAAGAAGATGCTAAGAGACTTCTTGCAGTTGAACAGTGTAGGTCACTGAAAAGCAAAAAGGAGTTATCTGATAAG gtacatgtgtgtatagaaGACTTGAAGGATATTTTGAAGCACAAACAAGAAGAGTTGCAGAAACTTGAACAAGAGATACAAGAAGAATTAACATCAATATCATCAAAACCTGTTCAATTAAATTACTAA
- the LOC136260975 gene encoding myogenesis-regulating glycosidase-like, with protein sequence MRRVSSDTNSDDLQLSAIQEEDDECEEEEHPLAELKDSQKFGLHRVKDILSKPLVRKVIVITLISLLFLGCFLFVVLPLTISDEDNSLKCTGDATHLFNPNTGEFALCHRGKEKIRGRLGDGYVGTGNLQLEQISADKYVHGDARLELSYQEAPNNREDGCLSVKWRGPSSQKVPLRDCYNLSEASWFAGHTPNIQSWPLNTSINMTSFLPIDSYNNTNSSFGSVLHPIWLSTRGAAVFVNKKTPLHVSLSQTELCIQSLPYPLLCSPPDTTQITTLEYRVCGFVNVKDAAVHFLDGSEEVNHPSHTPHMDLFKYPIWSTWVRYKENITQDKISMFLNEILSHNFTISNFEIDDRYSTEYGTVDFDPAKFDDVTSFTRSDDVVRNNVAITTWVHPFVDYSAADFTEGLDNLYFYPGGLSRTEALVRWWNGVAAVINFEDDHAKNWFRNKLNTFRDNYGVASFKFDAGEINYLPECLYYPSPEQNSFTAQYAQFAASIDNSSVGSRAEVRVGHFTQDLPIMVRMIDRDTRWGLDNGLHSVIVTALSMGLMGYPFILPDMIGGNNYNNGDINAVGAIDDVELYIRWMQLVTFLPSMQFSIPPWDLEEAARSLNVNIVEYARRLVHLHTCMVDAYVKELAVNVSSNGYPIIRPLWWMAADDPEAVTVNDQFLIGDSVMIAPVIRQGARSRDVYFPEGTWKLCYPPYKVYEQGLTHSISADLTTVLWFTSTGDCKCTF encoded by the coding sequence ATGCGTAGAGTAAGTTCGGATACCAATTCAGACGACTTGCAGTTGTCTGCAATTCAAGAGGAAGATGATGAATGTGAAGAAGAAGAGCACCCTTTGGCTGAACTGAAAGATAGTCAGAAATTTGGTCTTCATCGTGTCAAGGATATATTGAGCAAGCCGTTGGTACGAAAAGTTATAGTAATTACACTCATTTCTTTACTGTTCTTGGGTTGTTTCTTGTTCGTTGTGTTACCACTTACAATCAGTGACGAAGACAATTCGCTAAAATGTACTGGTGATGCAACCCACCTCTTTAATCCTAACACTGGCGAGTTCGCCCTGTGTCACAGAGGTAAAGAAAAGATCAGGGGTAGACTTGGAGATGGTTACGTTGGTACTGGCAATTTACAGTTGGAACAAATTAGTGCAGACAAGTACGTACACGGGGATGCACGCTTAGAGCTATCCTACCAAGAAGCACCGAACAACCGTGAGGATGGCTGTCTGAGTGTGAAGTGGAGAGGCCCATCATCACAAAAGGTACCTTTACGAGACTGCTACAACCTATCAGAAGCTAGTTGGTTTGCTGGTCACACCCCAAACATACAATCTTGGCCCCTAAACACCTCGATAAATATGACATCATTCCTACCCATTGATTCTTACAACAATACAAACAGTTCCTTTGGTTCTGTGTTGCATCCAATATGGTTGAGCACGAGGGGTGCAGCCGTATTTGTGAACAAAAAAACTCCGCTGCATGTCAGCTTATCCCAAACTGAGCTATGTATCCAATCACTGCCCTACCCACTGCTATGTTCACCTCCTGATACGACACAAATTACCACCCTTGAATATCGTGTGTGTGGGTTTGTCAATGTGAAGGATGCTGCAGTCCACTTTCTGGATGGCTCAGAAGAAGTTAACCATCCctcacacacaccacacatggaCTTGTTCAAGTATCCAATATGGTCCACATGGGTAAGGTACAAGGAGAATATCACGCAAGACAAAATCTCTATGTTCTTAAATGAGATCCTCAGTCACAATTTCACCATCAGTAATTTTGAAATAGATGATCGTTATTCAACAGAATATGGTACAGTTGATTTTGACCCTGCCAAGTTTGATGATGTTACAAGTTTTACACGATCAGATGATGTGGTGCGCAATAATGTTGcaatcacaacttgggtacatcCATTTGTGGATTACAGTGCAGCAGACTTTACTGAGGGATTGGACAATCTCTATTTCTACCCTGGTGGACTTAGTAGAACTGAGGCACTAGTACGATGGTGGAATGGAGTAGCAGCTGTCATAAATTTTGAAGATGACCATGCAAAGAATTGGTTTAGAAACAAGCTTAATACTTTCAGAGACAACTACGGTGTTGCTTCATTCAAATTTGATGCTGGGGAAATTAACTATTTGCCAGAATGCTTATACTACCCTAGCCCTGAACAAAACTCCTTTACAGCTCAGTATGCTCAATTTGCTGCCAGCATTGACAATAGCTCAGTTGGGTCAAGAGCAGAGGTACGAGTGGGACACTTTACCCAAGACCTGCCTATTATGGTACGGATGATAGACAGAGACACAAGATGGGGCCTGGACAATGGACTACATTCTGTCATTGTCACTGCATTGAGTATGGGGCTAATGGGCTATCCCTTCATCCTGCCAGACATGATCGGTGGTAACAACTACAATAATGGTGACATTAATGCTGTGGGGGCTATTGATGACGTGGAGTTGTACATTCGCTGGATGCAGCTAGTAACCTTCCTGCCTTCGATGCAATTTTCCATTCCACCATGGGATTTAGAAGAAGCAGCTAGGAGCTTAAATGTTAACATTGTTGAATATGCCAGAAGACTGGTGCACCTTCATACTTGCATGGTTGATGCTTATGTAAAAGAATTGGCAGTGAATGTCAGTAGTAATGGCTACCCCATAATACGGCCACTATGGTGGATGGCTGCTGATGATCCTGAGGCCGTCACAGTCAATGATCAATTCTTGATTGGTGACAGTGTCATGATTGCACCAGTAATCAGGCAAGGTGCACGATCAAGGGATGTGTACTTCCCAGAAGGTACATGGAAACTATGTTATCCCCCTTATAAGGTATATGAACAAGGTCTAACACATTCCATTTCAGCTGATCTGACCACTGTCTTGTGGTTTACTTCCACTGGAGATTGTAAGTGCACATTTTAG
- the LOC136261007 gene encoding 6-pyruvoyl tetrahydrobiopterin synthase-like → MSSIARPRIVYLTRKEQFSAAHCLSSPQKTKEENAKLYGKCINEHGHNYKIEVTVKGEIDPVTGMVMNLVDLKLIIKEKVLDNLDHKFLDKDVPFFQTRVSSTENIAVYVWDQLANDPRITSSAQLHEVIVHETDKQYAVIRDE, encoded by the exons ATGTCTAGTATTGCCCGTCCCAGAATAGTTTACCTAACACGAAAGGAACAATTCAGCGCAGCACATTGTTTGAGCAG CCCGCAGAAGACGAAAGAAGAGAATGCGAAGTTGTACGGAAAGTGCATTAACGAACACGGACATAACTACAAAA TTGAGGTTACAGTGAAGGGCGAG ATTGATCCAGTGACAGGAATGGTGATGAACCTTGTAGACCTGAAACTCATCATTAAAGAAAAAGTTCTTGACAACCTAGATCATAAATTTCTTGACAAGGATGTGCCATTTTTCCAGACCAGAGTCAG TTCTACTGAGAATATTGCTGTGTACGTTTGGGATCAGCTGGCAAATGATCCAAGGATAACATCGTCCGCACAACTACATGAAGTGATAGTTCATGAGACAGACAAACAATATGCTGTAATAAGAGACGAATAG
- the LOC136260983 gene encoding probable ATP-dependent RNA helicase DDX49, producing the protein MAFDTLGLKEWIVKQVSTVGYRTPTPVQVNCIPPILQGKDCIGCAKTGSGKTAAFALPILQKLAEDPHGLFALVLTPTRELAYQIADQFRVFSRPMNYKDCVIVGGVDMMKQSLELAKQPHIVIATPGRLAGHLQTAHSISLKKIKFLVLDEADRLLDASFAEDLRVIFDSMTKERQTLFFSATLSDSLNRLQQLAVNKPFCWQAPLDSVTVELLDQKYVLVPAKVKDCYLINILQTLHDEEEKTLILFTNSCRNCHVLTLLLKTLGFSCTCLHSLLSQGERLASLAKFRSKKTRMLVCTDVASRGLDIPSVHVVINTNVPASPKDYVHRVGRTARAGRDGVAITLVTQYDIQRLHNIESHIKTRLEEYHVSEHKALKHINLITITRREVELKLSQSNFGENRKLHFTKRKLLEAKKLKKQPKKKEQ; encoded by the exons ATGGCGTTCGATACGTTGGGACTCAAAGAATGGATAGTGAAACAAGTATCGACGGTTGGATACAGGACTCCTACTCCAGTACAAGTTAATTGTATTCCGCCTATTTTACAAG GTAAAGACTGTATTGGCTGTGCCAAGACTGGCAGTGGAAAGACCGCAGCGTTTGCTTTGCCAATTCTTCAGAAACTTGCAGAAGATCCCCATGGATTGTTTGCTCTTGTACTGACACCAACtag GGAATTAGCATACCAGATTGCTGATCAGTTTAGAGTATTCAGTCGGCCAATGAATTACAAGGACTGTGTCATAGTCGGAGGTGTTG ACATGATGAAACAAAGTTTGGAACTTGCCAAACAACCTCACATCGTGATTGCTACACCTGGTCGCCTTGCTGGTCACCTACAAACAGCACATTCCATCTCCTTGAAGAAGATTAAATTTTTG GTGTTGGATGAAGCTGATCGTTTGCTAGATGCCAGCTTTGCTGAAGACTTGCGGGTTATTTTTGATTCAATGACAAAGGAAAGACAAACATTATTCTTTAGTGCAACCCTGTCGGATAGTTTAAATCGACTGCAACAACTAGCTGTGAATAAGCCGTTCTGCTGGCAAGCACCACTCGA TTCAGTTACTGTAGAACTCCTTGATCAGAAATATGTTTTAGTTCCTGCTAAA GTAAAAGACTGCTACTTGATTAATATTCTTCAAACCTTACACgatgaagaagagaaaacacTAATACTCTTTACTAACAGTTGTCG AAATTGTCACGTCTTAACATTGCTACTAAAGACATTAGGATTCTCTTGCACTTGTTTGCATTCACTGCTTAGTCAG GGTGAACGTTTAGCATCCTTGGCCAAATTTCGATCCAAAAAGACAAGAATGTTGGTATGTACAGATGTGGCTAGTAG AGGTTTAGATATTCCGTCAGTTCATGTTGTTATCAATACAAATGTGCCAGCATCACCGAAAGATTATGTCCATAGAGTTGGTCGTACTGCTAGAGCAG gtagagatggAGTGGCTATCACCTTGGTTACACAGTACGATATACAGCGACTACACAATATCGAGTCTCATATAA AGACAAGATTGGAGGAGTATCATGTATCAGAACATAAAGCACTAAAGCATATCAATTTGATCACAATAACACGACGGGAAGTTGAATTG AAGTTAAGCCAGTCTAATTTTGGTGAAAATAGAAAGCTACATTTCACCAAAAGAAAGCTGTTGGAG GCAAAGAAATTGAAGAAACAACCTAAGAAGAAAGAGCAGTAG
- the LOC136260978 gene encoding ATP-dependent Clp protease ATP-binding subunit clpX-like, mitochondrial isoform X1 — protein sequence MSATMSRTCSYLRTQFLRHPEKYYRFSPLISSGRQKVFARTVRTSAQYLSNGGKGKGNSMGSKSGRNNCPRCGEPFKNIPPALASARFVVCESCHHFYQVITDYDFNSSSSEAEKFTDLPSPKQICDYLNRYVIGQQHTKKVLSVAVYNHYKRLSNNLTLPRTVADSHKGEKGLQTETVFHGTKQITFLNGKTVDIINFHVDGVVQDTASEQMEELEEDLSPSQLMQNNHKFMLDKSNILLMGPTGSGKTLLARTLAKCLNVPFVICDCTALTQAGYVGEDIESIIAKLLCEANYNVDKAQRGIVFLDEVDKIGSVPGFHQLRDVGGEGVQQGLLKILEGSVVHVPEKNSRKIRGETVPVDTTNILFIASGAFNGIDKIVSKRLKDKVMGFNAAASLSGQNSDTTNTKTEQEEKDELFSKVETGDLIKFGMIPEFIGRLPITVSLHSLDESDLTKILTEPRNALIPQYQLLFKMDQVELVFGSDAITAIAQRTLDNKSGARGLRAILENLLLDAMFDIPGSNIERVYIDKDIVMGKKKPEYHYSETPTTNNETLTQASEEEVIDKVESSL from the exons atgtcaGCTACAATGTCAAGGACTTGTTCGTATCTACGGACACAATTTTTGCGTCATCCTGAGAAGTATTATCGATTTTCACCATTAATTAGCAGTGGTCGTCAAAAAGTGTTCGCTAGAACCGTACGCACCTCTGCACAATATCTCAGTAATGGTGGAAAGGGAAAAGGCAATAGTATGGGGAGCAAAAGTGGTAGAAATAATTGTCCAAGGTGTGGGGAaccttttaaaaatatcccTCCAGCGTTGG CTTCCGCAAGATTTGTGGTGTGCGAATCTTGTCACCATTTCTACCAAGTGATAACGGACTATGATTTCAACAGCTCTTCCAGTGAAGCAGAAAAGTTTACTGACTTGCCTTCACCTAAACAG ATATGTGATTATCTCAATCGATATGTCATCGGGCAGCAGCACACCAAGAAGGTGTTATCAGTTGCTGTATATAATCACTACAAAAGGTTAAGCAATAATCTGACACTACCACGGACAGTTGCCGACAGCCATAAGGGTGAGAAAGGCCTGCAGACTGAAACAGTGTTTCATGGTACTAAACAAATAACATTTCTAAATGGTAAAACAG TAGATATCATCAACTTTCATGTTGATGGAGTTGTTCAAGATACAGCATCAGAGCAAATGGAAGAACTGGAGGAGGACCTCTCTCCCAGCCAACTGATGCAAAACAATCATAAGTTCATGTTGGACAAGAGCAACATCTTGTTGATGGGACCAACTGGATcag GGAAGACACTCTTGGCAAGAACTCTAGCTAAATGTCTCAATGTACCCTTTGTAATCTGTGACTGTACGGCCCTCACACAAGCAGGTTATGTTGGTGAAGACATTGAGTCAATCATTGCCAAACTGTTGTGT GAGGCAAATTACAATGTGGATAAGGCTCAGAGAG GTATTGTGTTTCTGGATGAAGTGGACAAAATCGGATCTGTGCCTGGTTTTCACCAACTACGAGATGTAGGGGGTGAGGGGGTACAGCAAGGCTTACTGAAGATTCTAGAAGGCAGTGTGGTACATGTTCCTGAAAAAAACTCACGTAAAATTCGTGGGGAAACAGTGCCAGTGGACACAACGAACATTCTCTTTATTGCATCCGGAGCCTTTAATGGAATTGACAAAATTGTTAGTAAGAGATTAAAAGACAAG GTAATGGGATTCAATGCAGCCGCTTCTCTTAGTGGCCAAAATTCAGACACAACAAATACTAAAACTGAACAAGAAGAGAAAGATGAACTGTTTTCAAAAGTTGAAACTGGAGATCTCATTAAATTTGGAATGATCCCAGAATTTATTGGGAGACTACCAATCACTGTTAGTCTTCATTCACTGGACGAAAGTGACTTGACTAAAATACTGACTGAACCTCGTAATGCCCTCATCCCTCAGTACCAACTGTTGTTCAAAATGGATCAG GTTGAACTGGTGTTTGGCAGTGATGCGATCACTGCCATTGCTCAGCGTACACTGGACAACAAGTCCGGAGCACGAGGCCTCCGAGCAATACTG gaAAATCTGTTATTGGATGCCATGTTTGATATACCTGGCTCTAACATTGAGAGAGTGTATATTGATAAAGACATTGTAATGGGTAAGAAAAAACCTGAGTATCATTACAGTGAAACACCGACAACAAACAACGAAACATTGACACAAGCAAGCGAAGAAGAAGTAATTGATAAAGTTGAGAGCTCCCTGTGA